A region of the Microbulbifer pacificus genome:
CGGAGTATGACCGTTCGGGGTTCCTGTCCGAACGGTCACTGCCCGATCATTGCGAGACTAGACCAGAGGCCCTTCCAGTTCGGAGGCTACCAGGGTTCCGCGCAGGGAGTTCGGCAGCGCTTCCTCGATCAGCACATCGGCGAACTTGCCGATCAGTTCCAGCTGATCGCAGCGGAAATTGACCACGCGGTTGTTTTCGGTGCGGCCCTGCAACTGTCCCGGGTCTTTCTTGGAAACGCCGCTCACCAGTACCCGCTCCACATTGCCTACCATGCGGCGCGCGATCTCCGCGGCCTGCTGGTTGATACGGTGCTGCAGCAGTTGCAGGCGCTGCTTTTTCAGCTCTTCCGGGGTGTCGTCCGGCAGGTCTGCGGCCGGGGTGCCCGGGCGGGGGGAATAGATGAAGCTGAAGGACAGGTCGAAACCCACATCCTGGATCAGTTTCATGGTGGCTTCGAAGTCTTTTTCGGTCTCCCCGGGGAAGCCGACAATAAAGTCGGAAGACAGGCAGATATCCGGGCGGATGGCCTTGAGGCGGCGGATCTTCGACTTGTATTCCAGCGCCGTGTGGCCGCGCTTCATCGCCATCAGGATGCGGTCGGAACCGCTCTGTACCGGCAGGTGCAGGTGGTTCACCAGTTCCGGTACTTCCGCATAGACGTCGATCAGCGCATCGGAAAACTCCACCGGGTGTGAGGTGGTGTAGCGGATGCGGTCGATACCGTCGATGGCGGCTACATAGGTGATCAGCTCGGCGAAATCGACCATCTGGCCATCTTCGCCCGCCGCGCGGTAGGCGTTCACGTTCTGGCCCAGCAGGTTCACTTCGCGCACACCCTGTGCGGCCAGGTGTGCCACTTCTTCCAGCACGTCTGCCACCGGGCGGCTCACTTCCTCACCGCGGGTGTAGGGCACCACACAGAAGGTGCAGTATTTGGAACAGCCTTCCATGATGGAGACGAACGCGCTCACGCCGTCGGCCTCCGGTTGCGGCAGGCGGTCGAACTTCTCGATTTCCGGGAAGGAAACGTCCACCACAATGGCCCCGTTCTGCTGTTTGCGGGTTTCCATCATCTCCGGCAGGCGGTGCAGGGTCTGGGGGCCGAATACCAGGTCGACGTAGGGCGCGCGCTTGGCGATGGCCTCTCCTTCCTGACTGGCCACGCAGCCGCCCACGCCGATCACCAGATCGGGATTCTTTTCCTTGAGGTGCTTCCAGCGGCCCAGCTGGTGGAATAATTTTTCCTGTGCTTTCTCACGGATAGAACAGGTGTTCACCAGCAGCACATCTGCCTCTTCCGGATCATCCGTGGGCACCATCTGGTGGGATTCGCCCAGCAGGTCCCGCATGCGCGCAGAATCGTATTCGTTCATCTGGCAGCCATGGGTTTTGATGAAGAGCTTTTTCACCGGTTTTTCGGACGGTTGAGAAGACATAATACGCCTGGTTAAAAACTGGTCAGTTCAAAAGGTGGGGCATTATACCGGCCGCTCTGGGGGCTGCATAGACGGGGGCTGGTTACAGTGATAATCTTCCGCGCTTTTTCGGGGGCAGCTCGCCCCGGAACTCGCTCCGGATCTTGCCCGACACTAGAATTCAGCGGGCGCTCTATCAGAGATTTTCATGGCCAACCCAATCTACAAAGTTATTTTTCTCAACCAGAACCAGGTGTTCGAGCTCTACGCCCGCGCCATCTATCAGAGCGAGATGTATGGCTTTATCGAGGTCGAAGAGTTTGTGTTCGGGGAAAAGTCACAACTGGTTGTGGACCCCAGTGAGGAAAAGCTGAAGAACGAATTTGCTTCAGTGAAGCGCTCCTACATTCCCCTGCACAGTATTGTGCGTATCGACGAAGTGGAAAAAGAAGGTGTGGGCAAGGTACACGAAGTGAAAGGGGACAAGATCGCCCACTTCCCGTTCCCCACCCCGCTGCGTCCCCCGGTCGACTCAGAGTGACCGACCGGCGAGTCTTTACTTGCAGGAATCCAAAAAACGGGCCTTGATGGCCCGTTTTTTTTGGGCTTTATTTTGCCCCCATTTCCGGGCGCTGCGCCGGATCCCTCGCAGTCGGTTTAGTCCTGCGACAGATAATGGAATTTCTGGCGCGGGGATTTGCTTTTTGGCAACGGTTTATCGAAATGGCGCTGACGACAACCGGCGGCCATCTATTCTGAGAAAAGGAAAACGCGCACCGTCCGTCCGCGATCCGGGTTTTGAATCCGGGCGTGAGACCGGCGCTGCAATTTCCGAAACCTAAAATGTAGTGGAAGTTTTTAGGTGATCTCATGACTTCAATACCGGCCATCAAAACCGCCATCTCCGCGCTCAAAATCGAGCAGCGTGTCGAGCGCGACGTGAAAGCGGGAATCCCCGAGGTAGACCGTCGCAACCATACCGAAAGCGAGGAAAGCCTGCGGGCCTATGTAGTGCGCGAGGTGATCGGCAGGGTGCACGAAAACCGCCAGACGGAACTGGACAAGGAGCTGGCTGACCGAAGTGAAGTGGATATCCGCCAGCTGTTCCAGGAAATGAAAAATATCGAGTCGCTGGTGGAAAAGAAGGTTGGTGGCCGGCTGGCCAGCCTGATCGGCGGGTTAAAGCGCAGTGCCCAGGACTACTCTGCGGTGCGTATGGACCTGGAGATTTTCCGCCATCGCAATGGGCTTACACGTGAAGCGGTATATCCCGAATCCAAGCTGCTGCATTATTCCGTGATCTTTTTTATTGTCATTCTGGAAACACTGCTGAATGCGTTTTTCCTCTCTAAAGGCAGTGAACTTGGACTGGTCGGTGGATTTTTCCAGGCCTTTATCATCGCCCTGATTAATCTCGGGCTCGCCGCCTTTATGGCATTCTCCCTCAGAAACTGCTTTCACCAGAACCTGGCGAGAAAGACATTCTCTGCCGTGCTGTTGTCTGCGGTGGTCACGCTTTCCATTGTGTTTGTGCTGGGTGTAGGCCACTACCGAGAAGCGCTGGAACAGGACCCGTTTACTGCCTCGCAGCTGGCTATAAATAGTTTGCGCGTAACGCCGCTGGCGATTGAGGATTTCAATTCCTGGGTAATGATGGTGGTGAGCATTATTGCGCTGGCGTTGCTCAGTACCAAATTTTTCGTGGTGGATGATCGCTACCCGGGCTATACGGCGGTCACCCGTCGCATGCGCAATTTGCAGAAGGCCTGGGGCGAGAGCTTTGAAGACGCCATAGAAGGGGTCAATGAAGTGGTGGATGAGCTGCACGAGCTGCTGGCAGAGAAAGAGAAAACTCTGCGCGCCCAGTTTATCCAGTTCAAGGCCAGCATCGAGCGCAGCGAGGAGATTCACCGGCATTATCAGGAAGATATTGTCAAAGCGCAGACATTGCTGGACGAGCTGATCCGTTACTACCAGTCCTATTCCGCGCGCATGATGAATCGTCGCGCGGCATATTTTGGCGAGTTGCTGCGTTTTGAACTGGATAAGATACCGCGCCTGAATACCACCGGGCTGGAGCAGCACCAGCGGGACCTGTCGGTATTCGAAGAGCTGATGGCGGAGCTGGATCAGGTGTACGACCAGAGTATCGCAACGGTAAATCAGCGCTGTGATGAAATTCAACAGTCCCTAACCGCGCTGGTGGACAAGCTCGAGTTGGATCACGGATTGCGGAGAGCGTGAAGCCATGGCAGTGGGACGACGTCGCGGGCAACGCCGGGGCCGGTATTCATGGGAAGACAAGAAAGGGATGGCGATTATTGGTGTCAGTCTCGCCATAATTGCATTGCTGGCACTGTTCACACTAAAGGTGGCGCGCGCTCCCGAGCGAAATTATGATCCTGTAACCCTGTGTAATCCCAGCCTGCCGCGCGCTGCACAACACATCGTGGTGATTGATGCATCCGATACGCTTTCTGCTCATCAGACCCATTTCCTGAAAACCCATCTGGCGGGACTATTGGGAAGTGCGGCAGTCAACGACCGCTTCTCGATTTTTGTGCTGGATGATCATTACAACGGCCTGTCTGAACCTGTTGTGGACCTGTGCAAGCCAAGTTCAGGCAAGGATGTGAGTACCTTGACCGCGAATCGCCAATTTGTGGAGGCGCTTTACCAGCAGCGTTTTGAGCAGCCGCTGGATCTGGCCATCGCGCGAGCGGTAGGAGGAAGTGAACAGCCTGTTTCCCCCATCTTCGAGGCGCTCTCGGATGTGGCGGCGTTGAATCATTTCGACCCCGCGGCGGAGAATGTTCACCTCACCATCGTCAGCGACATGATCCAGAATTCCCGCGCCGGTTCTGTATTCAAATTGGGCTCGGCGGCCATCGACCAGTTGCCGCCGATCGATTTGCGCCGGGCGCGCACCCGCGTTTACTGGCTGGATCGGGAGAAATACCAGCGCTACCAGACCTCGGAGCTACAGGCCAGTTGGCAGGATTACCTGGGCAGCGTTTCCCGCCTGGAAACCATTCAACGGGTGCGAAATTAGAACCAGATTTCTCTTTCCTGACTTTGTTGTCACCGGTTTTCTCATTTCCGCCCGGCTGACACAGAAGCTTCAAGAATCAGCCGCCGATTTGTAAGAAAACTCCCGCAAAGTTTCCGTCAACAGGATATCCCCAACCGATTTTCCTAACCGACGACGGGACTTGCCAATGAGTAACAGATATCGCGCACTGTGGATTTCCGATGTTCACCTGGGCAGCCGGGACTGCGAGCCGCAGCGGCTGGCGGACTTCCTCGTCCAGAATACTGCGGACACGGTGTACCTGGTGGGCGACATCTTCGATATGAAGGCCATGTCCCAGGGCAGGGGTAGCTGGTGCCACGCATCCAGCATGCTGCTGGAAATGCTCTCGGACCTCAGCACCCGTGTTCCCGAAATCATCTACGTTCCCGGCAACCACGATGCCCCCATGCGCAGCTGGGCCGGCAAGCGCCTTGGCAATATCCGTGTGGAGCGCGAGTGGACCCACACCACCGTCGATGGCAAGCGCTACTGGGTCACCCACGGTGATCAATTCGAGCACCACATCGAGATCAATCCCGTCAGCTACCACATCGGCGATCAGAGCTATTACCTGATGTTGCGTATCAACCGCTGGATCAACTACTGGCGCAGTCGCTTCGACAAGCCCTGGTGGTCCCTCGCCAACCATGTGAAAAACCGCGTGAATGCAGCGCGGCGGATGATGAACAAGTTCGAGGAGGTGGCGATCCGCGAAACCGGTCGCCGCGGTTTTGACGGCATTATCTGTGGGCATATCCACCGCGCCAGCATCCGTCACTGCGAGGCCAGAGACAAGGCGGTTACCTATGCCAACTGCGGCGACTGGGTCGATTCCATGACTGCGGTGGTCGAGGAAAAAAGCGGTGCATTGAATGTTCTCCACTGGCACCGCACTCCTAAAATTGCCCGTATCATGACCGAGGCGGTGGCCGCATGATCCAGCTCGAAAACCTGTTACACAAAAATCCCTGGTACAGTGCCGCGCCGCAAAGTCCTACAAGACGGCTGGTTTCTGCCACGGTTAAAAAAATCTGTTGCGAGCAGCAGCTTCAGCAATTCGGCAGGGATTTTCCACATCTGGGCGGACTCGACTTTATCCGCCAGGTATTCCGCTCCTTCGATTTTCGTTACGACGTCAATCTGGCAGAGCTGGAAAGGATTCCCACCAGCGGACCACTGGTGATCGTTTCCAACCATCCGCTCGGTAGCCTCGACGGACTCGCGCTCATCGATCTGGTGGCGCGAGTGCGCCGGGACGTAAAGGCGGTGGCGAGTCAGCTGCTGTGGAATATCGAACCCCTGCGCAGCTACCTGCTGCCGGTGGACAACTTCAACGGCCGTACCCGCCGCGAGGATGTCGAGGGTATCTACAGCCACCTGCGCGCCGGCGGCGCCATCATTGTTTTCCCCGCCGGGGAAGTGTCCCGCCTTACCCACCAGGGCGTACGCGACGGTCTCTGGAACCCGGGTTTTATCCGCTTTGCCGACAAGACCGGTGCACCGATACTGCCGGTGCAGGTGCGCGGCAGAAACTCTCTGTGGTGGTATGGCCTGTCCATGGTCCACAAGCCCCTGTCCACCCTGTGGCTGGTGCGGGAAATGTTCAAACAGGTGCGCCGCGGTATCGATATTCGTATCGGCATGCCGGTGGCACCGGAGCACTACCGCGCTTGGCCCATGGCGCCACGGGCGCAGGCCAAGTTGTGGAAAAAACAGGTCTATCGCCTGCACAAAAATCCCCAGGGTTTGGCACCGGAACCTATTGCAGGTGCGGAAGCCGCAGCAGACATCGCCGCAGTGCTGGCACACTGTGAGACCCTGGTGGCGCAGGGTGAGTTCGAGGTAAAACTCTACCGCCAGCAGCCGGACTGCCCGGTAATGCGCGAGCTGTCGCGCCTGCGGGAAATCGCTTTCCGCGCTGTGGGCGAGGGCACCGGCAACAGCCGCGACTGGGATGCGTTCGATGCCTGGTACGACCATCTGCTGCTGTGGGACAAAGATCGCCAGCGTCTTGCCGGCGCCTACCGCCTGGTGAGCACCGGCGGACTCACCGCGGACAAGATCTACAGTACCACCCTGTTCAATTA
Encoded here:
- a CDS encoding lysophospholipid acyltransferase family protein produces the protein MIQLENLLHKNPWYSAAPQSPTRRLVSATVKKICCEQQLQQFGRDFPHLGGLDFIRQVFRSFDFRYDVNLAELERIPTSGPLVIVSNHPLGSLDGLALIDLVARVRRDVKAVASQLLWNIEPLRSYLLPVDNFNGRTRREDVEGIYSHLRAGGAIIVFPAGEVSRLTHQGVRDGLWNPGFIRFADKTGAPILPVQVRGRNSLWWYGLSMVHKPLSTLWLVREMFKQVRRGIDIRIGMPVAPEHYRAWPMAPRAQAKLWKKQVYRLHKNPQGLAPEPIAGAEAAADIAAVLAHCETLVAQGEFEVKLYRQQPDCPVMRELSRLREIAFRAVGEGTGNSRDWDAFDAWYDHLLLWDKDRQRLAGAYRLVSTGGLTADKIYSTTLFNYSRSPEECLPASAELGRSFLLPDYWRSRGLDLLWCGIGQWIQRNNRRYLFGPVSMPGNFSRRAKSAIVRYFLHHFATHQPMGNARLPFIEARSDLPELAGDANEDMLQLKQILKEEGVVLPPLFKKYTAVTVPGGTSFHAFNIDPDFCDSVDGLVVVDLEKMDAKFARRYMAAG
- the miaB gene encoding tRNA (N6-isopentenyl adenosine(37)-C2)-methylthiotransferase MiaB; translation: MSSQPSEKPVKKLFIKTHGCQMNEYDSARMRDLLGESHQMVPTDDPEEADVLLVNTCSIREKAQEKLFHQLGRWKHLKEKNPDLVIGVGGCVASQEGEAIAKRAPYVDLVFGPQTLHRLPEMMETRKQQNGAIVVDVSFPEIEKFDRLPQPEADGVSAFVSIMEGCSKYCTFCVVPYTRGEEVSRPVADVLEEVAHLAAQGVREVNLLGQNVNAYRAAGEDGQMVDFAELITYVAAIDGIDRIRYTTSHPVEFSDALIDVYAEVPELVNHLHLPVQSGSDRILMAMKRGHTALEYKSKIRRLKAIRPDICLSSDFIVGFPGETEKDFEATMKLIQDVGFDLSFSFIYSPRPGTPAADLPDDTPEELKKQRLQLLQHRINQQAAEIARRMVGNVERVLVSGVSKKDPGQLQGRTENNRVVNFRCDQLELIGKFADVLIEEALPNSLRGTLVASELEGPLV
- a CDS encoding UDP-2,3-diacylglucosamine diphosphatase; the protein is MSNRYRALWISDVHLGSRDCEPQRLADFLVQNTADTVYLVGDIFDMKAMSQGRGSWCHASSMLLEMLSDLSTRVPEIIYVPGNHDAPMRSWAGKRLGNIRVEREWTHTTVDGKRYWVTHGDQFEHHIEINPVSYHIGDQSYYLMLRINRWINYWRSRFDKPWWSLANHVKNRVNAARRMMNKFEEVAIRETGRRGFDGIICGHIHRASIRHCEARDKAVTYANCGDWVDSMTAVVEEKSGALNVLHWHRTPKIARIMTEAVAA
- a CDS encoding DUF1820 family protein, with product MANPIYKVIFLNQNQVFELYARAIYQSEMYGFIEVEEFVFGEKSQLVVDPSEEKLKNEFASVKRSYIPLHSIVRIDEVEKEGVGKVHEVKGDKIAHFPFPTPLRPPVDSE